The region ATGATCCCATATGTGGATCAACTGCATTATAACTTACAACTGAAAACCCATCATCAGATGAAGATGGATAAAAAGGTAATATATGAATTGAATTAATAACACCTTTTAAATGTTTATCCATAAACTCTTTTAAAGTTTGAATTGAAGCTTCATGATGTCTATTAACTTGATCCCCATAAGTGATAAGAATAATATCTTTCTCACTTAAGTGATACTCTTTTGAAATAATTCTTTGTTTATATTTAAATATTAAATCAATAATACTATTAACTGCTCTTTCGGCAATATCTGGGGGATAAAGTTTATAAATCCTTTTATTTATTGTATGATCTGGGTCTGATATGTGTTTCATTTATTCATTATCCTTTCTAACATACTCGTTAAATTTGTATGAAAAGTCAGACATAACAGATCTAACAGTTGTCCAAGAAGATAATGAAGGGATACCCATAGGGTCTTCATAAAACTCTTGTGCAGCTTCTTTAATAGCAACTTGGAAAGCTTCTACTGCTTTTATCTCTTTTTCTCTGTTATATTCTAAGCCATTTAGTTTACTAAGTGCGTTATATTTTGATATTTCAAATCTAGATTCTTGGAAATATGTTGCAAGTAGTGTTTTAAAAGAACTTTGTGAAAAAACAACGCCCTCTTGAGCTAAAACTCTAAATAAAGTTTTTGCAATATCATTCGCCATTTTATATATTCCACCACCTGTTTCTTGACTTCCCAACTCTTGATGTTTATGTTCATATGATTCTAAAATCTGAGTTTGACAAATTCTTCTGTTTGAAGTATTTTTATAAACCTCACTTAAAGTTGATACTTCAAGTCCCCAAGTTGGTGAGATACCAATACCTCTTCCAAGTGATCTTATAAATGAAAACTCACCAGATAAGGCATATCTGAAACTTTCCATATATTCTAAATACCTATTTGAACCATAAACTTTTGCCAAAGAATTGATAAGCGGAGTATATAGTAATCTTGTTGCTCTACCATGTAGTTTATTTGTTACTCTTGAATAATAACCTTTGTTAAATTCAAAATCTAATGCAGGGTGTACAATTGGATAAAATAATCTTGCAGGTATTTCTCTACTATAATTTACAATATCACAATCATGTAAAGCAAAAGCATATGCATCTTTGTCTGCTAAACCATAACCCATCATTGTCCATACGTTTCTTCCTTTCCCCGGAGTATCAAGACCTGGGAATCCTTCAACAGTCATATCTTTATAAAGTTCTTTTATTCTTGGACCATCATTCCATAAAACATCAACTTTACAAGGAAGCACAGACATAAGCTCTTTAACCTCTTCAAATTGTTCTTTTGTAGCTTTATCTAGGCCTAAAATAATTTTATAAAGATATTTTACCTCTTTTAACTCTTCTATTATTTTATGCATAGCAGGAGTTTCAAATTCTGAATATAATGCAGGTAAAAGAAGTACCATTTTTCTTCTTTCGCTAAACTCTTCAAGTTCTTTTTCTATATCCTCTAAACTTCTATTACCAACATTTTGAAGTGTTGTTATAACTCCATTTTGAAAAAAATCTGACATTCTACTCTTCTCCTTTTTTTAGTACTATAATAAAATCCATTACATTTGTGCCTGTTATTCCTGTGACAAAATCATATCCCACTTTTTTAAAGAAGGTATTACTATCACTATTATCTAAAAACTCATTTGGATTTAGATTTAATTTTTTAATTTTTTTATGAAGTTCAAAATCTACAAATGCTCCAGTTGCATCTGAACGACCATCAATACCATCACTTCCAGCACTTAAAATAGAAATATTTTTATCTATGCTATCATTTATAAAAAGTCTTAAAGCAAGTTCTTGATTTCTTCCTCCGTATCCATTTTTTGATTTAACTGTAGTTGTAGTTTCTCCCCCAAATAAAAGCACAAATTTTTTATATTTTTTATCATATTCTTTGATTTTTTTACTTATATAAGAACATGCTTTTTCTGAGTCTTTTGCTAAAGTTGTTGTAATAATATCAACTTTTTCAAATGAATTTTTACAATATTTTTTTGCTTCTTTTAATGCAATTTTATTGTTTCCAACTAAATGATGTTTAAACTTTCCATTATTCATTGGAGCTGAGCCAATTATATTTAAATCATCACCTATTACATCACTTAAAACTAAGACTTTCCCTTTAGCTTTAAAATTATTAGCTAACTTTCCACCTTTTATTTGTGAAATAGATTTTCTTATAGTATTTAATGCTTTTATATCAATACCCGAAGTTAATAAAGCAGATGAACCTTTTATAAAATCTTCTAAAGATAAACCCTCAATTGGTTTTTCTATCATCGCAGAAGCACCACCTGATAATAAAAATATAAAATAATCATTTTTATTTAATTGTGAACTTTTTTCAAATAAAAGATTTGCAGCCTTTTCACTTTTTTTAGTTACTTCTGGATGAGTTGAAGTAAAATGTGTTAGATGTTTTAATTTCCCTTTTGTAGTAGAAACAACTACTCCCCCTGAAATTTTTTCACCAATAATCTTTTCACACTCTTTAGCCATTGCATATGCTGCTTTTCCAACCCCAAAGATATACAAATTATCTATTTTTTTTAAGTTAACAGTTTCATCTACAACTTTTAATATATCTTTTTTTAAAGAGATATTATCTTGAATAATAGAATCTGCTTGTACTTTTTTTAAAGCCTTATAATATATTTTTTCTAATTCTTCTTTATACATTTTTTAGTACCATCTCATTCCAGCCTTTCGAACCTTGATAAGTCGATTTTTGCTGATTATTTCCAAAATATTCTACATAATCATTTTTATGATTTTTTATTATAACTGCTTTTTTTACATTTTCAAACATTGCAATATCATTTTGACCATCACCTAAGCCAATTGAATCAATTTTTACACCATACAAATCTTCAAAAATTTCTATTGCCTTTTTTACAGCTAAACCTTTATCTTGATATTTTCCAATTAGATGGTAAAAACGTCCACCTTTTGTTATCTTAATGTCATAATTTGAAGCTATATTTTGTAATTTTTCAATCAGTGAATCATCTTCAATTAAAAAAGGCTCGGTAAAATCTCTTTTTTTAGACAAAATAGCGCTTTGCTTGTCAAGTCCTGTATATTTTATAAGCTCATCAATACTCATTTCACTAAAACCTAACATTCCAAACTCTTTTTTATACTTATTATAAAACTCTAAAATTTTGCCATATGTTAAACCTAATTG is a window of Halarcobacter sp. DNA encoding:
- a CDS encoding DUF4147 domain-containing protein is translated as MYKEELEKIYYKALKKVQADSIIQDNISLKKDILKVVDETVNLKKIDNLYIFGVGKAAYAMAKECEKIIGEKISGGVVVSTTKGKLKHLTHFTSTHPEVTKKSEKAANLLFEKSSQLNKNDYFIFLLSGGASAMIEKPIEGLSLEDFIKGSSALLTSGIDIKALNTIRKSISQIKGGKLANNFKAKGKVLVLSDVIGDDLNIIGSAPMNNGKFKHHLVGNNKIALKEAKKYCKNSFEKVDIITTTLAKDSEKACSYISKKIKEYDKKYKKFVLLFGGETTTTVKSKNGYGGRNQELALRLFINDSIDKNISILSAGSDGIDGRSDATGAFVDFELHKKIKKLNLNPNEFLDNSDSNTFFKKVGYDFVTGITGTNVMDFIIVLKKGEE
- a CDS encoding HAD-IIB family hydrolase, with the protein product MKTVIFTDLDGTFLNHDNYSFAEAEESIELLKSKKIPIVFTTSKTRVEVEKLQEKVGITEPFIIENGAAIFFPKNYQNFNLSFLDQLDDYYLYQLGLTYGKILEFYNKYKKEFGMLGFSEMSIDELIKYTGLDKQSAILSKKRDFTEPFLIEDDSLIEKLQNIASNYDIKITKGGRFYHLIGKYQDKGLAVKKAIEIFEDLYGVKIDSIGLGDGQNDIAMFENVKKAVIIKNHKNDYVEYFGNNQQKSTYQGSKGWNEMVLKNV
- a CDS encoding glycosyl transferase is translated as MSDFFQNGVITTLQNVGNRSLEDIEKELEEFSERRKMVLLLPALYSEFETPAMHKIIEELKEVKYLYKIILGLDKATKEQFEEVKELMSVLPCKVDVLWNDGPRIKELYKDMTVEGFPGLDTPGKGRNVWTMMGYGLADKDAYAFALHDCDIVNYSREIPARLFYPIVHPALDFEFNKGYYSRVTNKLHGRATRLLYTPLINSLAKVYGSNRYLEYMESFRYALSGEFSFIRSLGRGIGISPTWGLEVSTLSEVYKNTSNRRICQTQILESYEHKHQELGSQETGGGIYKMANDIAKTLFRVLAQEGVVFSQSSFKTLLATYFQESRFEISKYNALSKLNGLEYNREKEIKAVEAFQVAIKEAAQEFYEDPMGIPSLSSWTTVRSVMSDFSYKFNEYVRKDNE